AACAAACAGCCTTTGGATGCTGATTGAAGGGTGGCTTCCAGAAAGCTCCTCACGAGTATGGTTTTTGGATGGTGAGGGTACAGCTGGAGCTGTAGGCTGAGGCTTCCCAGGGCACAAGGTTTCTGTGAGGGGGTGGTGTGGGTTACCTCATCATATTTGGGTTATCTGTGATGCATTTGCAGTGGTAAAATCGGTGCTGTACCTGAGGTCTGATAAACTGTCAACAGAAGCGCAGCAGTGTGAAACGTTACGAGCAAAGGTCACCATACTGATCTGATGAGGCTGTGGTCTGTTCTAGGTTATACCACCCCGACTGCCCCCCCAGCGTATAGTCAGCCCGTCCAGGGGTACGGCACAGCTGCCTACGATACTAACACTGCCACGGTTACCACCACCCAGGCTTCCTACGCAGCACCGTCCGCTTACGGCACCCAGCCTGCCTACCCAGCCTatgggcagcagccagcagcgtCCGCTCCCGCAAGGTAACGTCTggttcctcccttcctcctaaGGCTGTGTTTGCTCTGCTCCTGGGGAGAGCCCCAGCACACCACTGACTGAACTGGGGCCTGCTGGTTGTGCTTACACCTTCTCTCTGCCTGTTGCACTTGAGCTTTGCACTTGCTGCATCCGATCCCGTTGTGTTGCGGGGCTGGAGGAAGCCGCGTAGGTAGGTTCTGTTCCAGCAGAGTGAGTCAGCACTGTTATTGGGCAATAAAGAGAGCAACCAAGCAGCAAGAACGGGCTCTTGACTCacaatgtaggaaaaaaatggacCAGTCTGATCTGATCTTGAGTCATAGTGTCAAGCAGGATACTGCTACGTACTGAATGGATGCACATGCTGTAGTCGATTTCCTTCTTAAAATCTCTTACGTCTGGGCACTGTCAAtactatattaattttaattgtgtGCTCGTGGTATGAAAGATTTAGACTACATAATATTTAGTAATGAGTAAAAACTGCTTTATTCATTTACCTGATGTTTGTGGCAACCATTTCTGTAAGGAAAGGCAGAGCTTGGCACAGAGCTTCTGTGTATCTGTCAGATTACACTTTAAGGATGAATcctgacatttaaaatatttttttcccagtttgtaCAACAAAAGTAGGCTTACCTCTTTTTATTCCATTCTGATAAACACTTAGAGATTATAAACAGTATAGGACAAATATAGAAGGGGATATGCGAACCACATTTATTCTCTTTAATTTTAGGCCTTGAGAGTTAATACTAAACATGGAATCACaggctggttttggctggaagggacctttaaagatcatcaaatccaacccccaacatccttttcctttcattcagTAATGTATATGGGGCGATATTTGCTTGCACTGGATTCTAAACCAAGCAGTGGGTGCATTTAACTGACAACATATGCAGCTATGTTTGAGCTCATCATTTCCAAGCGTTGTGCAAAACCAGCTCGAGCGGAGGGGCAGCACTGCTGACTGCTTCCCTGGCCATTTCACACCCTCCGCTCAATTCTAGAGTCAAAGTCTAAATCCCTCACCTTTGGTTTCATAACGCAGCTGGTGAACAGGACCTGTTTTCTCTGCGTGCTCTCTTAGGATGCTGCCCAGGCCTTCCCTGATGGCAGAGGAGCGTGCAGATACCCAGGCAGCTGGTGCTAAAATGTTTAGTGTTTGCTGAGCATGTATCAGCTGCTGCCAGAGTGGCGGACGCTGATGCGGTGCCAGCTTGTAAGGCTACCCAAAGCAGTAGGTGGTGGCATTCTGTCCTGGGGGTGAACGGTTGCTACCAGAGGTGGAGGTTTGCACTAATGTTTCCTCCTCATTCCACATTATTCCATAGGCCCCAGGATGGCAGCAAACCAGCAGAGACCAGCCAGCCACAATCAAGTACGACAGGCTACAGCCAGCCCAGCCTAGGGTATGGACAGAGCAACTACAGCTACCCTCAGGTGCCTGCCACCTACCCTATGCAGCCGGTCACTGCGCCTCCCGCCTATCCTCCCACCAGGTAACAATTCCAGCAGGCTAAGCCTCATGCAGCTGGCATGGGAACTTTCAGGTTAACTTGGGCAAAAAGGGGTTTTCTCAAGGGATTTTAAAACGAACAGGTGTAAAAGGAGGTTTGGTGCTCTGGGAGGAGGGAGGTATGGTTCGTGTTGGGGTACTTTCTGTTGTAGGGAAGATGGGGCTATGATTAAGTGCATGAGTGTGTCTATACACACCTGCAGTAGCAAGGTGAAATGATGACAAGATGTTTTTAAGACATTTCCTAGATACGGAGTGTGTTACAGCAAACTTTTGCTGCCTCCTTACAAATACGGCTTTGACAAGGCGCTCATCTCTTCCCCTCGGGTGTGTTCAATATGCTGATCTCTCTATCTCAAAGCCTGATATGCATGAGAGGGGACTGTTTTATTATCCATCATCTGAAAGTATTTCAGTGCCCAGGCAGAAGGGGAGCCTGTTACCTGCATTGCCCCTGATTTTTGCCCTGGCCCTTCTGCCTCTTTCTAGAGGTACGAATAAACTGTGACTGGTCACATGGATTTTGCTTTTAGCAGTTTACTATGTTTATTTTGTCTCCTGCCACCGGACTAGCCTCCATAGAATGACTTCACCTTCTTAAATGGTTTACAACACTACATATGGCTTATAATTGCATTACCTTCTAGTGTGAGCCACATCTGCAGCCTAATGCACATTGCCAGTGATTTGGCTCATCTTTCCATCTTTACAATGCTTTTGTCTTCCAGCTATTCCTCTACGCAGCCAAGCAGTTACGATCAGAGCACTTACTCCCAGCAAAGCACCTACGGGCAGCAGAGCACCTACGGGCAGCAGACTAGCTATGGCCAGCAAAGCAGTTATGGGCAGCAGCCACCACCGACCAGTTACCCACCCCAGACCGGATCCTACAGCCAGGCCCCCAGCCAGTacagccagcagagcagcagttaTGGCCAACAGAGTGAGTGTGCTTAGCAGAGCTGGGTGGTTGTGGACGAAAGGGTTGGTCTCCCTTGCCCTTGCAGGCTGGGCGGTCTCTGAAGGAGGTTTGGCGTTACTTTGGGTCTAGAGCTTGCAGCTCTGTTGAGTGGGGAGCgtgctgcagctgggttttGCCCTTTCTCACTGGAAGGCACCTTGCCTGGTACAGCGGCAACTTGTGATACTCTCCTCAGTGTGGCAAAGGTGAAGGGGCAGTTGGGAACCACAGAAGCACAAAATACTGTTGTGGCTGGAGTGGGCAAGACTTGCTGTGAACAGTTCTGTCTGGCCAGGCGGCAGTTCTGCAGAGGTCGGACTGGTCGGGCCTGACATGAAACTTGATTCCGCACATGGAAAGCGGCGCATCTCTCCTTAAGTTAGTGCTCTTTCTGTAAGTGCCATAGCAAATGATGGTCACGGTTATGTTCTGGTGCTAAGGCAGGTAAAAGGGCTTAGAAAAGGGACAGGCAGCTTCGACCCACTCTTGTCTGCAGCTCCCTAACATGTTTGTTACAAACTTCCTTAGGTTCGTTCCGCCAGGACCATCCTAGCAGCATGAACGTATACGGACAGGATTCCGGAGGCTT
This genomic interval from Falco peregrinus isolate bFalPer1 chromosome 2, bFalPer1.pri, whole genome shotgun sequence contains the following:
- the EWSR1 gene encoding RNA-binding protein EWS isoform X5 codes for the protein MRSAGRRRRPDVGSAEEEGEKMASTDYSTYSQAAAQQGYSAYAPQPAQGYAQTTQTYGQQSYGTYGQPTDVSYTQPQTTATYGQTAYATSYGQPPTGYTTPTAPPAYSQPVQGYGTAAYDTNTATVTTTQASYAAPSAYGTQPAYPAYGQQPAASAPARPQDGSKPAETSQPQSSTTGYSQPSLGYGQSNYSYPQVPATYPMQPVTAPPAYPPTSYSSTQPSSYDQSTYSQQSTYGQQSTYGQQTSYGQQSSYGQQPPPTSYPPQTGSYSQAPSQYSQQSSSYGQQSSFRQDHPSSMNVYGQDSGGFSGPGENRNMSGPDNRGRGRGGYDRGGMSRGGRGGGRGGMGLQSESLVYTSILKKYPYSVLSRQHNEKWD